The segment TTGGTTTTTCTAATGCGGCGGCGGCTGTTTCATGGGCTAGAGATATTCTTGAAGCGTAAAACCATGTGTTAAAGATTTTAAACGTTCACACAAATAGCCATTTCCTTTTGTTGGGTTCTAATGACGAAATCAGTAAAAGATATGCTGGGGCGTTCCGGAATTATTCCACTCTCTGAGGCCCTGAGAGTCCTCGGTGAGCGGCTTGAGATGTGCTCTGAGCGCGCGCCTGAAGAGATATCACTGGAACAGGGCTTGGGAAGAGTACTGGCCCAGGCAGTTTTTTCACCAGAAGATATTCCAGCTCATCCTCGGTCTGTAATGGACGGCTACGTCGTAAAGGCGACTGATACCTTTGGTGCTACTGAGGGGATTCCGGCGTACCTGAATGTTTCAGGCGAAGTTACAATGGGAGAGTTCCCAAAAACAGGTCCGGCAGGTGAATGTTGCTTTAAGATAGCGACTGGTGGGCTGCTTCCACCCGAGACTGATGCTGTAGTCATGCTTGAACATACGGTGCAGACCGGCACCGAGATGATTGAGGTGGTCAAGCCGGTTGCCCCTGGTGAAAATATTATTTCCAGGGGGGATGATGTAAAGAAGGGTCATGATCTTTTCACAAAAGGTCACTCTCTTCGTCCCCAGGATCTTGGTTTACTGGCAGGCCTTGGAATCACAACGCTTACTGTCTATCCGCGAGTTACTGTTGGTATCTTTTCAACTGGTGACGAGATCGTGCCGTTTTCGCAGAGTCCTCCTCCTGGCAAGGTCCGTGATATGAACAGCGTTAACCTTGCAGCATTAAGCCGGAACCATGGTGCTCGGGCAACTTTTTATGGTGTAGTTCATGATGATGAAGAGCAGTTTTTAGGCACTGCCCGAAAAGCTTTTGCCGAAAATGATATCGTTATTTTCTCCGGGAGCAGTTCAGTCGGTAGCCGGGATTTAGGCGAATTGGTAGTCTGTAAGCTTGCCGATCTGCTTATCCATGGTGTCGCAATTAAGCCGGGTAAACCGGTAATTGTTGCATTTTCAGGGGACAAGGCCTTGTTTGGTTTGCCTGGGCACCCTGTTTCAGCTGCTGTGGCATTTGACCTCTTTGTCTGTCCAGTCATTGAAAGCTTTGCAGGACAAAAGAAAAACAGTTTTCCTCGACGAAGAGCAGTTGAGGCAATCTGTAAAAGAAATATGAACTCAGCCGGAGGCCGCACTGACTTTGTCAGGGTGGTTCTTAAGCGAAATGCGGATGGAGAGTACGAAGCCTATCCGGTTCTTGGTAAATCGAGTGCATTGTCAACAATGGTTGCTGCAGACGGCTTTTTCCGGATTGAAGAGAGTTCACAAGGCGTTGAAGCTGGTGAGAACATTGTCGTTTACTTGTATGACTAATCAACTAGTCAATTGGTCAACTGGTCAACTATTTAACTAATTAACCAAAGTAAAGTACTCATAACTATGACTGCAACAAAACGTGATATTTACGTTGGAAATACATCGCTCAAAGAAGCTCTGGATAAATGGCGAAAGGCGCTTGGTGAGCATGGAGTTTTTGATAAGAAAACTATCGAAATCGCTGTCGATGACGCCCTTGGTCGAGTTACCGCCGAAGGTGTTTTTGCCAAGCGTTCATCGCCATTTTATAACGCCGCTGCTATGGATGGGATTGCAGTGCATTGTACCGATACCATTGGTGCCAGTGAAACAACACCAGTGCTATTGGATACTTCTAAGTTTAGACCTGTTAATACCGGCAATGCAATTCCTGGATCCTGTAATGCTGTTATCATGATTGAAGATGTTCATATGCATGCCACCGGTGAGGCTGAGATTATTAAATCAGTGACCCCCTGGAATCATGTCCGTACGATCGGTGAAGACATTGTGGTTACCGAACTTATTGTTCCGGAGGGTCATCGTATCAGGCCCATTGATCAAGGTGCCATGCTGGGGGCTGATGTCACAAAAGTCAAGATCCGCAAAAAGCCCACTGTTATGGTGATCCCGACCGGCAGTGAACTGGTGCAGCCTGGTAAACCGGTTGAACCTGGCAATATCGTTGAATTTAACAGCCGCATACTTGCTGGCTACGCCCAGGAGTGGGGCGCTGATGCAAAACGCAGCGACATCGTTGTTGATGACCCAAAACGTTTGAAAATGGCCATCGCTTCAGCCGTTGATGAATATGATCTGGTAATTACCAATGCCGGGGCCTCGGCAGGAACAAAAGACTTTACGGCTGATATCTTAAGTGATTTAGGAGAGGTAGTTGTTCATGGCGTCAATATCAAGCCTGGTAAGCCGGTTATTCTTGCTATTGTTAAAGGTAAACCTGTTATCGGACTGCCGGGGTATCCAGTCTCTGCGGTGTTAACCATGCGTCTTTTCGTCAAGGATCTTCTCTATACTATGCAAGGCTTGACGCCGCCTGTGCAACCGAAAACAGAGGCCGTGTTGTCCCGGCCAATTTCGTCAAAACTTGGAGTTGAAGAGTTTGTGCGGGTGAAGCTTGGGCTGGTCGGTGATAAACAGATGGTTACCCCGATCAGTCGCGGTGCCGGGGTGGTAATGAGCCTGGTGCGAGCTGATGGAATATTGACTGTCCCTGCCGGCAGCGAAGGGATTGGAGCAGGTGAAAGGGTAGAGGTCGAGTTGCTTAGGCAACCTGAAGATATTATCAATACCCTGGTTTTTATCGGCAGTCATGACAATATCTTAGACGTATTGGCCAATATTCTTCATGCTGCAATGCCTGTTACCTTTCTTTCGTCTGCTCATGTTGGCAGCTTAGGCGGCATAATGGCAATTAAGCGGGGAGATGCCCACATTGCCGGCACTCATTTGCTGGATGAAGATACTGGTGAATACAACATCCCGTTTATCCAAAAATACCTCCCTGACCTCCACCTGCAATTGATTAATTTAGCGTATCGTGAGCAGGGCCTTCTGGTACCCAGAGGAAACCCCAAAAACATCAGTGGTATTTCTGATTTAGCCAGAAACGACATCGTCTTTATTAACCGACAGCGAGGGGCAGGAACCCGGATCTTAACTGATCTTAATCTGAAAAAAGCGAAAATCAGCCCGGAATCAGTTCAGGGTTACGACCGGGAAGAGTACACCCATATGAATATTGCCTCTGCGGTTGCCAGCGGACAGGTTGATACGGGCATGGCGATACGAGCTGCGGCTCAAGCACTGTCTCTTGATTTTATCCCTGTGGCTAAAGAACGTTATGATCTGATAATTCCAGAGCACCTTGGTAAGGATCCAAAAATTGTCCAGTTGTTCAATGTTATCAATCATAATCAAGAGTTTCGACGAGTTGTTGAGGGACTTGGAGGCTATGACTTGCAGGATTGTGGGAAAGTTTTTTACGAGCAGTAGTCAGAGCTATTGTCTGTTAGGTCGTGGGCTGTAGTCTGTTTTTTTATGATCATGGTACTAAAAAGGAGATAGTAATGTTTGGATTAGGGACACCCGAGCTGGTAATTATTGGCGTTATTGCATTTATGGTTTTTGGTGGTAAAAGATTGCCGGAGCTTGGCGCCGGGCTTGGTAAGGGAATTTCTTCCTTTAAAAAAGGGTTGAAAGAGAATGATGAACCACAAGAGAAGCCTGACCTTGCCAAACCAGAATGATATTGATACGCAAAAATTGACTCTTGAGCTGATCAAAGGGGATGTTAATGAACAAAAGAGCAGTACATTTTGATGAGCTGTCCCAATATTGTTTGGATAAACTTATAGATAATCATGGCCGTCCTATCTCCTATCTGCGGATAGCTGTAACGGACAGGTGTAATCTGCGCTGTCAGTACTGTATGCCCCCTGAAGGTATACCCTTTGATGGTCATGATGCAATCTTGTCGTATGAAGAGATACTGCGAATTCTTGAGATTGCCGGCTCTCTAGGAATCTCCAAGATACGTTTTACAGGCGGTGAGCCCTTTGCAAGAAAAGATTTTATGCACCTCTTTGAAAAGGCGGTTGCTGTCCCCGGCATAGAACAGATTCATATCACCACTAATGGGGTCTCGCTGGCCGAACATGTTCCGGTCTTGAAAGAGCTTGGCGTTTCCGGCATCAACCTGAGTCTGGACACCCTTGATGCCGTGAGATTTCTGGAAATTACCAGACGTAACTATTTCAAAGAGGTCATGAACTCAATTGAGAGGGTGCTTGAGGCCTCCATTCCACTTAAAATTAACTCTGTAATCCAGGACGGCTTTAATACTGATGAAATTGTTGATCTTGCCCGCATTGCCCAACATAAGCCGGTAACGGTTCGCTTTATTGAACAGATGCCCTTTAATGGTAGTGGCTATAAGGTCGGAGATGTTTGGGATGGAAATAAAATTTTAGGTGAACTGAGAAAGACCTGGCCTGCGATTGAGAGAGTTGTTTGTCAATCAGGAACAGCAAAATTGTTTGCTGTTCCTGTATTTGCGGGAATGATCGGCATTATTAATGCCTATTCCCGTCAATTTTGTAAAACGTGCAATAAGATTCGTGTAACCCCAACTGGAATGCTTAAAACATGCCTGTATGATAACGGCGTAGTGGATTTAAAGGCGCTGTTGCGAGGTGGTCAAGATGATCAACGTTTGAAAGATGCTATTGTGGCCAGCGTAAACAACCGCTTTTTAAATGGGCACGAGGCTCAGGCCGCATCGTTGGATGGACAGAAACCGTCAATGGCCACCATTGGCGGATAATTATTTTTTTGAGGAATGTAGACATGGCCAATGTTGAAGCTGTCTGTATCAGCAATAAAAAGGGAATCGTCAAAAGAGAGCAGGATCACGTTGTGGTAGTGCCAAACTGGGGCATGGAAGGCGATGCCCACGCTGGAGATTGGCACAGGCAGATTTCACTGCTGGCTGGTGAAAGTATTGATACGGTCAAAGAGGTTTTGCCAACTTTAAAAAATGGTGCCTTTGCTGAAAATATTATTACCCGGGGGCTGAACCTCACCGAGTTGGCAGTTGGTGATCAGCTGCACGTCGGTGATGATGTTCTTTTAGAAATTACCCAAATCGGCAAAGAGTGCCATAATGCCGGATGCGCCATAAAAAAAGCAACTGGCGACTGTATTATGCCCCGTGAAGGCCTGTTTGCTAAAGTTATTACAGGTGGAGCTATAAAGAAAGGGGCGTCACTGTGCACCAATAAACAACCATTATAGGGCTTCGATATCTGTGTAGGCGTAAGCGCTATGTTTGTGGATGGACTCGAAGCTTTCGACGCCAACTGAAAACCAATAGATATCCGGGTGGTTTTGGGCTGATTCAGCAACTTTTCGTACTACATCTTCCACAAACATAGGGTTGTCGTAGGCTTTTTCGGTAACGTATTTTTCATCAGGCCGTTTTAACAGGCTGTATACCTCACACGAGCATCCTTGCTCAACAAGCGTGATCAGATCTTCAATCCAGATAAAACTATTGAATTTAACATTTAAGTTGATTTCAGCACGCTGGTTATGTGCGCCGTATGAGCTTATCTCTTTAGAACATGGGCATAATGTAGTGCTGGGAATCCAGAGAGAAATCAACATATCTCGACTACCATTGATCCCGCACGAAAAGCAACATGTATACTCCATCAGGGATTTTGTCTTGCTCACCGGGGCGGTTTTTTCAATGAAATATGGAAAGGTCATTTCAATTGATGCCGAATCAGCGTTAAGTTGTGATTTCAGATCTTCAAGAATGGATGGGAAGATATCGGTTTTGATATCGTCTTGATAGGTGTTGAGAATTGAAAGAAAAGTTGATAGGCAGGTGTCTCGCTGCGCGCTGGGCATGTTTGCCTTGAGACGCAAGCTGGCGATAGTTTGCTGATGGCGGCCTGATTTCTCACGAACATGAATCGGGTAATGAATATTTTCGATACCAACTGAGGTGAGTTTCATCCAATAATTTCTTTGCGCTGGAGTGCTGCGTTAGTTTGTCTCTAAGCGTGACTCAATGGCATTAATTGACTTTATCGTCAGGTATTTTTGTTCAATTGGTTGAGATAGAAAGGATATTGAACCGTTTGAATGGTATGTATGGTTTTGGGGGTCGAAAGTAATGGTACTATTTCCAGTGTTTTTCTGGTTTAAGTTTGCCTGAGCAATCAGGGCAAGTGATAAAAGGGCCATCAACATAGTGAAGGTGATTAAATTTTTTCGTTTCATTTGTCTTTTTCATTTGGTTTATTTATTCAATTTAGGGGCCGTCACGAAACAACTGTTACATGAATGGCGCCTTTGTGAGTTTGTCTTACTAACAATTTTTTATGGGCTTGGCTAGCAAAAATTCAGAAAAGTTGGTTGTCAATTGACGTTACAGTTTCGCGAATGGTCATCATTATCAACATAGCCAGAACAGTGGCTTGTTTGCGGAAATACTGTAATTCAAGATTCAGATATGTGACACTGGTTACGTTTAGATGTAATCAGTAATTCATAATTGGTATGCGGTTGAGCTTCTTGCAAAAAAAGACCGTCATCCCCGAGTGTTTTTGGCGGGGATCCAGAAAAAAACCTGGTTTCCCAGACACCGCTTTGCTGTTAACTACATGCGGGAAAGACGACTATAGGAAAATTCATAAAGCAACATTATCTCATTTTTGCAAGAGGCTCGGTTAATAGAGATTTGCCTTGTGCAGGGTTAAAACAAAAGATTTTACTTGTTGGCATCTGTATTGCTAAAGCAGAAAGACAGAGGAAGGGTCTAAAAATACAATAAAAAACTTTGAATATGAGGCTCACTTCCCACAAGGCAGGATCATTAAGTTGGTTCTGCCTTTTTTTATACAAACAGCGATAAGGCACAAAATAAAAGCCTTTATGCAAAATTGCGTAAAGGCTTTTATGCGTTTCCGACACTATGCAGGACGATAAACTGCTTTATTCTCGACCTCTGTTCCGAGCTGAGGGTACCGAACGCTACTCCACATCGTGTCATCATTGAATCTGGATTTTTGCATGACAGGATATTATCTCTGCAATAGGCAACTGGGCGTAAGGGGATATTTTTCAATATGTTCTGGTCAATATAGGGCAACTCAAGTTCGTCTGAAAGAAAAATGTCGACGTTAAAGGGAGCTTCGGTCCAATCGCCTTGATTAATACATAAAAAGGAGATCCCTGTTTCGCTAATATCGACAATTCTGCCAAGCTCTTTATATTGTGGCTGTTTTAACAATGCAAAAGCATTGTCGCGCACAAGAAATCGCTTGCTCTTTCTGTTTTCGATCTTTGTTGGCGCGCTACTCATAAGAATACGTCTCCAGGATTTACTATCGAGTATCATAGAGATACTACCGATTTATAATGGCAATAAATTGATTGGTGTAATTTGTGCTATTACAGTTGGGGACATTTTCTCAGTTATTTAAATTTTTCTCCAATTAGGAGTCGTCAAAAAAACATGGCTATTTATAACCCCTTATTTTCAATAATAAATATATAGTAATAATTCGGTTAGCAAAAGAAAAACTTTATTATTATTTTAAATATTTGATACAATTAAACTGTAAATTGTGTAGTGATAATAATAGGTTGTTCATTTTTACTGAACCGCAGTTC is part of the Desulfobulbaceae bacterium genome and harbors:
- a CDS encoding molybdopterin molybdotransferase MoeA, whose translation is MTKSVKDMLGRSGIIPLSEALRVLGERLEMCSERAPEEISLEQGLGRVLAQAVFSPEDIPAHPRSVMDGYVVKATDTFGATEGIPAYLNVSGEVTMGEFPKTGPAGECCFKIATGGLLPPETDAVVMLEHTVQTGTEMIEVVKPVAPGENIISRGDDVKKGHDLFTKGHSLRPQDLGLLAGLGITTLTVYPRVTVGIFSTGDEIVPFSQSPPPGKVRDMNSVNLAALSRNHGARATFYGVVHDDEEQFLGTARKAFAENDIVIFSGSSSVGSRDLGELVVCKLADLLIHGVAIKPGKPVIVAFSGDKALFGLPGHPVSAAVAFDLFVCPVIESFAGQKKNSFPRRRAVEAICKRNMNSAGGRTDFVRVVLKRNADGEYEAYPVLGKSSALSTMVAADGFFRIEESSQGVEAGENIVVYLYD
- a CDS encoding molybdopterin biosynthesis protein; the encoded protein is MTATKRDIYVGNTSLKEALDKWRKALGEHGVFDKKTIEIAVDDALGRVTAEGVFAKRSSPFYNAAAMDGIAVHCTDTIGASETTPVLLDTSKFRPVNTGNAIPGSCNAVIMIEDVHMHATGEAEIIKSVTPWNHVRTIGEDIVVTELIVPEGHRIRPIDQGAMLGADVTKVKIRKKPTVMVIPTGSELVQPGKPVEPGNIVEFNSRILAGYAQEWGADAKRSDIVVDDPKRLKMAIASAVDEYDLVITNAGASAGTKDFTADILSDLGEVVVHGVNIKPGKPVILAIVKGKPVIGLPGYPVSAVLTMRLFVKDLLYTMQGLTPPVQPKTEAVLSRPISSKLGVEEFVRVKLGLVGDKQMVTPISRGAGVVMSLVRADGILTVPAGSEGIGAGERVEVELLRQPEDIINTLVFIGSHDNILDVLANILHAAMPVTFLSSAHVGSLGGIMAIKRGDAHIAGTHLLDEDTGEYNIPFIQKYLPDLHLQLINLAYREQGLLVPRGNPKNISGISDLARNDIVFINRQRGAGTRILTDLNLKKAKISPESVQGYDREEYTHMNIASAVASGQVDTGMAIRAAAQALSLDFIPVAKERYDLIIPEHLGKDPKIVQLFNVINHNQEFRRVVEGLGGYDLQDCGKVFYEQ
- a CDS encoding twin-arginine translocase TatA/TatE family subunit: MFGLGTPELVIIGVIAFMVFGGKRLPELGAGLGKGISSFKKGLKENDEPQEKPDLAKPE
- the moaA gene encoding GTP 3',8-cyclase MoaA; translated protein: MNKRAVHFDELSQYCLDKLIDNHGRPISYLRIAVTDRCNLRCQYCMPPEGIPFDGHDAILSYEEILRILEIAGSLGISKIRFTGGEPFARKDFMHLFEKAVAVPGIEQIHITTNGVSLAEHVPVLKELGVSGINLSLDTLDAVRFLEITRRNYFKEVMNSIERVLEASIPLKINSVIQDGFNTDEIVDLARIAQHKPVTVRFIEQMPFNGSGYKVGDVWDGNKILGELRKTWPAIERVVCQSGTAKLFAVPVFAGMIGIINAYSRQFCKTCNKIRVTPTGMLKTCLYDNGVVDLKALLRGGQDDQRLKDAIVASVNNRFLNGHEAQAASLDGQKPSMATIGG
- a CDS encoding MOSC domain-containing protein, with protein sequence MANVEAVCISNKKGIVKREQDHVVVVPNWGMEGDAHAGDWHRQISLLAGESIDTVKEVLPTLKNGAFAENIITRGLNLTELAVGDQLHVGDDVLLEITQIGKECHNAGCAIKKATGDCIMPREGLFAKVITGGAIKKGASLCTNKQPL
- a CDS encoding GTP cyclohydrolase I FolE2 — translated: MKLTSVGIENIHYPIHVREKSGRHQQTIASLRLKANMPSAQRDTCLSTFLSILNTYQDDIKTDIFPSILEDLKSQLNADSASIEMTFPYFIEKTAPVSKTKSLMEYTCCFSCGINGSRDMLISLWIPSTTLCPCSKEISSYGAHNQRAEINLNVKFNSFIWIEDLITLVEQGCSCEVYSLLKRPDEKYVTEKAYDNPMFVEDVVRKVAESAQNHPDIYWFSVGVESFESIHKHSAYAYTDIEAL
- a CDS encoding PilZ domain-containing protein, producing MSSAPTKIENRKSKRFLVRDNAFALLKQPQYKELGRIVDISETGISFLCINQGDWTEAPFNVDIFLSDELELPYIDQNILKNIPLRPVAYCRDNILSCKNPDSMMTRCGVAFGTLSSEQRSRIKQFIVLHSVGNA